In one window of Fulvia fulva chromosome 5, complete sequence DNA:
- a CDS encoding Type II inositol polyphosphate 5-phosphatase 15 has product MSLLRMHTVADLNISITTFNAGRELIDVDYFASSLYTTLKPGTLPPDLIVLSLQEIAPLGYSFLGGSLLAPFLSRFVGAVTRAAQWAFGKDADYEHVVTRSAGMTGIVVFGRRTVRERTKWIEAAGTGVGIWEMGNKGAVGVRIALESAGADDEDVLLTFVAAHLAPMEKAWERRNEDWENICQTLVFEPVDKRNANVTEGQPLLGNDDSTSGPHGMYDPPSHLFIAGDLNYRTSDSQPDPKDFESWPQPMQSDSGTAHYTKLLDKDQLTRELKANRTLHGLTEAPITFPPTYKYSSRAQSLARETAKARSQNTKDDESVSPTIDLSDIQEQVYLWAKHRIPSWCDRILFLESAKPQVHSYTALPVQPTSDHRPVVLSCSVPDKAVTEAVTAPFDIAKDWKIRREFAKRVEVAVGVGGYLGFTGQGRVLTAGTLVGVIVGYLALRYMLGY; this is encoded by the coding sequence ATGTCTCTATTACGCATGCACACGGTAGCAGACCTCAACATCTCGATTACCACATTCAACGCTGGCCGCGAGCTTATCGATGTCGACTACTTTGCTTCCTCGCTCTACACGACCCTCAAACCAGGCACACTACCGCCCGACCTCATAGTCCTCTCACTCCAGGAGATCGCACCGCTTGGATACAGCTTCCTTGGCGGATCGCTTTTGGCACCCTTCTTGTCACGCTTTGTGGGAGCAGTCACGCGAGCCGCGCAGTGGGCATTTGGCAAGGACGCAGATTACGAGCATGTTGTCACAAGGAGCGCAGGAATGACTGGCATAGTCGTGTTCGGGCGGAGGACCGTCAGGGAGAGAACTAAATGGATAGAGGCAGCCGGGACAGGAGTCGGGATATGGGAGATGGGCAACAAAGGTGCTGTTGGAGTCAGGATAGCACTGGAGTCGGCAGGGGCAGATGACGAGGACGTGCTTCTGACCTTTGTCGCGGCGCACCTGGCACCAATGGAGAAGGCTTGGGAACGCAGAAACGAGGACTGGGAGAACATTTGTCAGACTTTGGTCTTCGAGCCGGTGGACAAGAGGAACGCCAACGTTACGGAAGGGCAACCACTGCTTGGTAACGACGACAGCACTTCTGGACCACATGGCATGTATGATCCACCTTCGCACCTCTTCATCGCCGGCGACCTCAACTACCGCACTTCCGATTCGCAACCAGACCCGAAGGATTTCGAGTCGTGGCCACAACCCATGCAATCCGACTCCGGCACAGCACACTACACGAAGCTGCTGGACAAGGACCAACTGACGCGCGAACTCAAAGCCAATCGAACCCTCCACGGCCTCACAGAAGCCCCCATAACGTTCCCACCAACCTACAAATACTCCTCGCGCGCTCAATCTTTGGCAAGAGAGACTGCGAAAGCACGATCTCAGAATACCAAAGATGACGAATCTGTCAGCCCAACGATAGACCTGTCCGACATTCAGGAGCAAGTCTACCTCTGGGCGAAGCACCGCATTCCATCATGGTGTGACCGGATCCTGTTCCTCGAATCCGCGAAGCCACAGGTGCATAGTTACACAGCACTACCAGTACAGCCAACGAGCGACCATAGGCCGGTCGTACTGTCCTGCTCAGTACCTGACAAGGCAGTGACAGAGGCAGTAACGGCTCCCTTCGACATCGCCAAGGATTGGAAGATCCGCCGGGAGTTTGCCAAGCGAGTTGAAGTCGCAGTAGGAGTGGGTGGATACCTGGGATTCACGGGACAAGGTCGCGTCCTCACCGCTGGGACGCTGGTGGGAGTTATTGTTGGGTACTTGGCATTGCGATACATGTTGGGTTATTGA
- a CDS encoding Myosin type-2 heavy chain 1 yields the protein MSAQAQNGPRWRNSPFGGRDVDTPSPGPPPGHARSKSSVMQSPLNSPTNHEVSHGRNQSTVDFNPLGLSRSDSRRLRQGSVRNSTPAGTFAPTFIKSEDLDGAVERVRGIEGENDFSGKRYVWLRDPDTAFVRGWVVEELPGDMLKVQCDNGSQRDVPADSVDKVNPAKFDKADDMAELTHLNEPSVVHNLQQRYLADLIYTYSGLFLVTVNPYTPLPIYSREYVNMYKGRSREDTRPHIFAMADEAFRNLVDEGTNQSILVTGESGAGKTENTKKVIQYLAAVATSDTPRGKSGGRQRSNLSEQILRANPILEAFGNAQTVRNHNSSRFGKFIRIEFSRSGQIAGAYIDWYLLEKSRVVHINSRERNYHVFYQLLRGADQTMRRDFLLGDMDVEDFEYTRHGNDTISGVSDREEWNSLLEAFHIMNLSEKDQKSVLQTIAGVLHLGNITVMKESLRADQAALSPDAEEPVQRVSRLLGIAAKDFVKALLHPRVRAGHEWVEKVQTPEQVRLGIDALAKGIYERGFGDLVDRINEQLDQTSSGADDTSFIGVLDIAGFEIFEQNSFEQLCINYTNEKLQQFFNHHMFVLEQEEYAREQIEWKFIDFGRDLQPTIDLIELSNPIGIFSCLDEDSVMPKATDKSFTEKLHSLWDRNTPKYKRSLLNQGFMLTHYAAEVEYSTDGWLEKNKDPLNDNVTRLLAHSSNKHIANLFADCIEADDSEGLARTRVKKGLFRTVAQKHKEQLSQLMNQLHSTQPHFVRCILPNHKKKPKQFNASLVLDQLRCNGVLEGIRIARTGFPNRLPFAEFRARYEVLCPRMPKGYLEGQAACKLMLEKLNMDRSWYRVGLTKVFFRAGVLAELEEKRDSLIRDIVIRFQALARMFVQRRIFKKQQYRAEAARVIQRNFQVYFQMQQNPWWQLFVRMRPLLGATRQSNEVKKREEEIKKLQEQMQAEESQRLKIEEERRRAENEILKVQKTLESERALALDKEEIFRRLQDREAELTDKLQGALEDQDQLEEQMDQLMAARQTAERQAEERKTQLEQASHIIANLETEKNDLVDRIAELDTHLAEMEKSKTMRSEQEEALQQDIRMLQSQLSLKERKVQDLEAKLLKNDQDLEVKLSSTTKDLNTARKQIKGLLDDNKAVRQQMSDLSTTSTSFEDLIKRKDSELAILRTDLRKFQDDRKRFEEEKHGLTTKHDSVQNRLRQMQAEMEAMRTQCVQLEREAADAKRALEEQTTSNEQVTILEAQLHDIKGEFYQLQTDLSRERQSRDDVKLMADTEYEQLKRDYEALNDSKVTVEKEMYSQSDLTRRATAAREAAEKDRKEYQAELQTLRQKFIELQEAKIECEAAVERDLNRQANERYAAVRQELEAKIRLVEQLETERGELSGEVQRLKRFISESDNFKLHNDQEKQRLERELVTIKGRLTASENDNRALLNKVQQKNLDIARSNSKVSDTQRGRIAQLQTEKTKVDEETKALRRQLNDAQLQITSLEKQKEKLQLNLEDMNHEVDREHKTTRNAEQQSSAASLQLAEANRKLETERQLRSQAQQNTKTVQSSLDAANNELSQAHEHLRLLQKIFDPESAKLPASSLESTLDGAKPDLKKTIDLAQKLDASENALRLATDRFSRAEAELANLRSQHYDDMQDNENRHQNSKRALLEEMNASQVNARSSPSNVRREWEGRRPFAERAASGTPGTPNNQRHISKASTDSARSDRTSDTLTYNNRMDLAAELELVQNQLQMSEMQNRHLQAQMDRGSPLKNEAWDESPSMRRVQKLERENFRLHDMLDDSAKKVSSLEQSIRTDQLSLKEVQTKSHEELYDLINSQEQTRRSLLTSHNAAIAQLADAKMSFDDVKHHKASVEVELRDAKSELADIQYEREQEAANHSQLLQEFADLQIRLDTETSRSEDVTGSMNLYKARADEYFSRLEQAEIAVLKAQRAEQFAKSQAKEVEDTCATIMSERKQMDQLVEDLQRQTQQYEERLEDISTDLDTAMQAKKRLQNELEDYRSQRAMDIEDKESSMEQTRKKYQAELATLNTELEVERDNVIHARGENGRLRDELEELRSKWDDEVLNSSAWAKEKSRLEVALQSLSDSRDEATCAHNEAQGKVVELLGQVRGLRTNVDDIAAERDMLIKEKKGLEARLTEAAQRLDDLSQSGSPSKRSVALSDKEVLDLKSKLAQQEDIAAAAVGKMRRAEALAQEVQKDIASERESSVSLHKEKAALEKSVKDLQLKCIDLETKGYSSGSQDVRFLHGRIQELETQLESLETTRARESRDVRSVDRTVKDLQAQIERRDKAVQSTQEDLNRSRDKISTLLQTIDDLQASDSSAQLASKRAERELREEREKNLRLEREIERLGAVSRADRESIRRSGTLAALSDAGGSRRGSYYGERSSVNGEAAGEVKLDVPARKSSLSKGFL from the exons ATGAGTGCGCAGGCGCAGAATGGCCCCAGGTGGCGAAACAGCCCATTTGGTGGCCGAGACGTGGATACGCCTTCGCCAGGACCTCCGCCGGGACATGCTCGGTCCAAGTCGAGCGTAATGCAATCACCGCTCAATTCGCCCACAAACCACGAAGTCAGTCATGGGCGTAACCAGTCGACGGTGGACTTCAATCCACTAGGGCTCAGCCGATCAGACTCGCGACGATTACGACAAGGGTCGGTGAGGAACAGCACGCCTGCCGGTACCTTTGCGCCCACTTTCATAAAGAGCGAGGATCTGGATGGTGCCGTGGAGCGAGTACGCGGGATTGAGGGCGAGAATGACTTCTCTGGCAAGAGATATGTCTGGCTGCGGGATCCAGATACGGCATTTGTGCGAGGATGGGTGGTCGAAGAGTTGCCAGGCGATATGCTCAAAGTACAATGCGATAATGGCAGCCAGCGGGATGTTCCTGCAGACAGTGTGGACAAGGTCAATCCGGCCAAGTTCGACAAAGCAGACGATATGGCCGAGTTGACACATCTCAACGAACCCAGTGTCGTGCACAACCTGCAGCAGCGTTACCTGGCGGACTTGATTTACACCTATTCCGGGTTGTTCTTGGTCACTGTCAATCCATACACACCACTCCCAATTTACAGCAGAGAATACGTGAACATGTACAAGGGCAGAAGCCGAGAGGACACCCGGCCGCATATCTTTGCCATGGCGGACGAAGCATTCCGGAATCTGGTCGACGAAGGCACTAACCAGTCCATTCTGGTCACTGGAGAGTCAGGAGCTGGCAAGACTGAGAACACGAAGAAAGTGATTCAGTACCTGGCGGCGGTTGCAACCTCGGACACGCCTCGAGGGAAGTCTGGGGGACGACAGCGCTCCAATTTGTCCGAGCAGATCCTTCGAGCCAACCCGATACTGGAGGCTTTCGGAAATGCACAGACCGTGCGAAATCACAACTCATCTCGATTTGGCAAGTTTATCAGGATCGAGTTCAGTAGGTCGGGGCAGATCGCTGGAGCGTATATTGACTGGTACCTTCTGGAGAAAAGCAGAGTGGTGCACATCAACTCGCGAGAACGGAATTACCATGTCTTCTATCAGCTGCTGCGAGGAGCAGACCAGACGATGCGAAGGGACTTCTTGCTTGGCGATATGGACGTGGAGGATTTCGAGTACACAAGACATGGCAATGACACTATTTCTGGTGTGTCTGACCGCGAGGAGTGGAACTCATTGCTGGAAGCGTTTCACATCATGAATCTGTCCGAGAAGGACCAGAAGTCGGTACTGCAGACGATCGCTGGCGTTTTACATCTCGGAAATATCACCGTGATGAAGGAGAGCCTACGAGCAGATCAAGCAGCACTTTCACCAGATGCCGAAGAGCCCGTTCAGCGAGTCAGTCGACTGCTAGGCATTGCCGCAAAGGACTTCGTCAAAGCTTTGTTACATCCACGTGTACGAGCTGGGCATGAATGGGTCGAGAAAGTCCAGACTCCAGAACAGGTACGACTCGGAATCGATGCCCTCGCTAAGGGTATCTACGAGCGCGGCTTCGGTGACCTCGTTGATCGCATCAACGAGCAACTGGATCAGACATCTTCGGGCGCCGATGATACCTCGTTCATAGGTGTGCTGGATATTGCTGGATTCGAGATTTTCGAGCAGAATAGCTTTGAGCAGCTCTGCATCAATTACACGAACGAGAAGCTGCAACAATTCTTCAATCATCATATGTTCGTCCTTGAGCAAGAAGAGTATGCCCGCGAGCAGATCGAGTGGAAATTCATCGACTTCGGGCGAGACCTCCAGCCAACAATTGATCTGATCGAGCTGTCAAATCCGATCGGTATCTTCTCCTGCTTGGATGAAGACAGCGTGATGCCGAAAGCAACAGACAAGAGCTTTACTGAGAAGCTACATTCACTCTGGGATCGCAACACGCCCAAGTACAAACGCTCGCTGCTCAACCAGGGCTTCATGCTCACGCATTACGCCGCTGAGGTCGAGTACTCCACTGACGGCTGGTTGGAAAAGAACAAGGACCCACTGAACGACAACGTGACCCGTCTATTAGCACATTCCTCCAACAAGCACATCGCCAACTTGTTTGCAGACTGCATAGAGGCAGACGACAGTGAAGGGCTCGCGAGAACTCGAGTTAAGAAGGGCTTGTTCAGAACTGTTGCACAAAAGCACAAAGAACAGCTTTCGCAGCTTATGAATCAGCTACACTCGACACAGCCGCATTTCGTCCGATGTATCCTTCCCAACCACAAGAAGAAGCCGAAGCAATTCAATGCATCGCTCGTGCTGGATCAGCTCCGCTGCAATGGTGTTCTCGAAGGCATCAGGATTGCCAGGACTGGCTTTCCGAACAGACTACCCTTCGCAGAGTTCCGCGCAAGATACGAAGTTCTGTGCCCCCGCATGCCCAAGGGTTATCTAGAAGGCCAAGCTGCCTGCAAACTGATGCTCGAAAAGCTCAACATGGATCGCAGTTGGTACAGAGTGGGCCTTACCAAGGTCTTCTTCCGTGCTGGCGTCCTGGCtgagctagaagagaagcgCGACTCTCTCATCCGCGACATAGTCATTCGCTTCCAGGCACTGGCGAGAATGTTCGTGCAAAGGCGCATTTTCAAAAAGCAGCAGTACCGAGCAGAGGCCGCCAGAGTCATCCAGCGTAATTTCCAAGTCTATTTCCAGATGCAGCAGAATCCATGGTGGCAGCTCTTCGTACGCATGAGACCTCTACTTGGCGCCACGAGGCAGTCGAATGAAGTGAAGAAGCGTGAAGAGGAGATCAAGAAGCTTCAAGAGCAGATGCAAGCTGAAGAGTCCCAGCGCCTCAAGATCGAGGAGGAGCGCCGACGGGCGGAGAACGAGATCCTGAAGGTGCAGAAAACGCTCGAGAGCGAACGTGCCTTGGCGTTGGACAAAGAAGAGATCTTCCGACGTTTGCAGGACCGCGAAGCCGAGCTGACTGACAAGCTGCAAGGCGCACTAGAAGATCAAGATCAGCTTGAAGAACAGATGGATCAGCTCATGGCAGCAAGACAAACCGCCGAGCGACAAGCTGAGGAACGCAAGACTCAACTTGAGCAAGCGTCGCACATCATCGCCAACCTCGAGACCGAAAAAAACGACCTTGTGGACCGAATCGCCGAACTGGACACACACCTTGCAGAAATGGAGAAGTCCAAGACAATGCGCAGCGAACAAGAAGAGGCACTGCAACAGGACATCCGAATGCTTCAGAGCCAACTGAGCCTGAAAGAACGCAAAGTCCAGGATCTGGAGGCGAAGTTGCTGAAGAACGATCAGGATCTCGAAGTTAAGCTTTCCAGCACAACAAAAGATCTTAATACTGCCAGAAAGCAGATCAAGGGTTTGCTCGACGATAACAAGGCAGTCCGCCAGCAGATGTCGGATCTCTCAACCACATCGACAAGCTTCGAGGATCTCATCAAGCGCAAAGACAGCGAGCTGGCTATTCTCAGGACCGACTTGAGAAAGTTTCAAGACGATCGGAAGCGTTTTGAGGAAGAGAAACATGGCCTGACGACAAAGCACGATTCAGTACAGAATCGTCTTCGTCAGATGCAGGCCGAAATGGAAGCCATGCGAACGCAGTGTGTTCAGCTTGAGCGAGAAGCTGCGGATGCTAAGCGAGCTCTCGAGGAGCAGACGACCTCCAACGAGCAAGTTACGATCCTCGAAGCACAGCTGCACGACATCAAGGGCGAGTTCTACCAGCTCCAGACGGATCTCAGCCGAGAGCGCCAGTCGAGGGATGATGTCAAGCTCATGGCTGACACGGAATATGAGCAGCTGAAGCGTGACTATGAGGCCCTCAATGATTCGAAGGTAACTGTTGAGAAGGAGATGTACAGCCAGTCAGACCTGACGCGAAGGGCAACGGCTGCCCGTGAGGCTGCCGAGAAGGATCGAAAAGAGTACCAAGCCGAGCTGCAAACACTTCGCCAGAAGTTCATCGAGCTCCAAGAAGCCAAGATCGAGTGCGAGGCTGCTGTCGAACGTGACCTCAATCGCCAAGCAAATGAGCGATATGCTGCCGTCCGACAAGAGCTGGAGGCCAAAATTAGGCTAGTAGAGCAACTCGAAACTGAACGCGGTGAGCTGAGCGGCGAGGTTCAACGGCTGAAGCGTTTCATCTCCGAGTCCGACAACTTCAAGCTACACAACGATCAGGAGAAGCAGCGTCTGGAGCGTGAGCTGGTCACTATCAAGGGCCGATTGACGGCCTCCGAAAACGACAATCGTGCGCTGCTGAATAAGGTACAGCAGAAGAACCTGGACATTGCTCGATCCAACAGCAAGGTTAGCGATACACAGCGTGGGCGCATTGCTCAGCTCCAAACGGAGAAGACCAAGGTCGATGAGGAGACCAAAGCTTTGCGAAGACAGCTGAATGATGCGCAACTCCAAATCACGTCCCTTGAAAAGCAAAAGGAGAAATTGCAGCTGAACCTAGAGGACATGAACCACGAGGTTGATCGAGAGCACAAGACCACCAGGAATGCTGAACAGCAATCTTCCGCAGCAAGCCTTCAACTCGCCGAAGCTAATCGCAAGCTTGAGACGGAACGACAGCTGCGCAGTCAAGCACAGCAGAATACGAAGACTGTTCAGTCATCGCTTGACGCCGCGAACAACGAGCTCAGCCAGGCACACGAACATCTCCGACTGCTACAGAAGATCTTTGACCCAGAAAGTGCAAAGTTGCCTGCGTCGTCGCTTGAGAGCACGCTCGATGGAGCCAAGCCTGACCTCAAGAAGACTATCGATCTGGCTCAGAAGCTGGATGCGTCCGAGAACGCCTTGCGATTGGCGACTGATCGCTTCTCTCGTGCTGAAGCTGAGCTAGCGAATCTACGATCACAGCACTATGACGATATGCAAGACAACGAGAATCGTCACCAAAATTCCAAACGTGCGCTACTCGAGGAGATGAATGCCAGTCAGGTCAATGCCCGCTCATCACCGAGTAACGTTCGCCGCGAATGGGAGGGACGCAGGCCGTTCGCAGAGCGCGCCGCTTCTGGAACACCTGGCACCCCAAACAATCAACGTCACATCAGCAAAGCCAGCACAGATTCTGCTCGCTCTGACAGAACGTCCGACACCTTGACATATAACAATCGCATGGATTTGGCAGCCGAATTGGAGCTGGTACAAAATCAGCTGCAGATGTCTGAGATGCAGAACCGTCATCTCCAAGCTCAGATGGACCGGGGCAGCCCGTTGAAGAACGAGGCTTGGGACGAGAGTCCATCCATGCGAAGGGTACAGAAGCTAGAAAGGGAGAACTTCCGTTTGCACGATATGCTTGATGACTCTGCCAAGAAGGTCTCTTCGCTTGAACAAAGCATTCGTACTGACCAACTATCGCTCAAGGAGGTTCAGACCAAGAGCCACGAAGAGTTGTATGATCTGATTAACTCACAAGAGCAGACCAGACGTTCTCTATTGACTTCGCACAATGCTGCTATCGCTCAGCTTGCAGATGCGAAAATGTCCTTCGACGACGTCAAGCACCATAAGGCATCCGTTGAAGTCGAGCTGCGAGACGCAAAGTCAGAGCTTGCCGATATTCAGTATGAGCGTGAACAAGAAGCTGCGAATCACTCCCAGCTGCTGCAGGAGTTCGCAGACCTTCAGATTCGTCTAGACACCGAGACTTCACGTTCTGAAGACGTGACAGGCAGCATGAACCTCTACAAGGCAAGGGCCGATGAGTACTTCTCGAGGCTGGAGCAAGCAGAGATTGCCGTGCTCAAAGCACAGCGCGCCGAGCAGTTCGCTAAGTCTCAGGCGAAGGAAGTCGAAGACACCTGCGCAACGATTATGTCGGAACGTAAACAAATGGATCAGCTGGTCGAGGACCTTCAACGCCAGACCCAGCAATACGAAGAGCGTCTCGAAGATATCTCCACCGATCTCGACACCGCTATGCAGGCGAAGAAGCGTCTGCAAAACGAGCTAGAAGACTACCGCTCACAACGAGCGATGGACATTGAGGACAAGGAATCTTCCATGGAGCAGACCCGGAAGAAGTACCAAGCCGAGCTTGCAACCTTGAATACGGAACTGGAAGTCGAGCGGGACAATGTTATCCATGCGCGCGGAGAGAACGGTCGTCTGCGTGATGAGCTTGAAGAGCTCCGTAGCAAGTGGGACGATGAAGTGCTTAACAGCTCGGCCTGGGCAAAGGAGAAATCTCGGTTGGAGGTTGCTCTGCAGAGCCTGTCTGATTCCCGCGACGAAGCGACGTGCGCGCACAACGAAGCTCAGGGCAAAGTTGTCGAGCTCCTTGGACAAGTTCGTGGCCTGCGGACCAATGTTGACGACATCGCTGCTGAGCGTGACATGCTCATTAAGGAGAAGAAAGGCCTCGAAGCACGTCTCACAGAAGCTGCACAGCGCCTCGACGATCTCTCGCAATCTGGTTCACCTTCCAAGCGATCTGTGGCACTGTCTGATAAGGAAGTGCTCGATCTCAAATCCAAGCTCGCTCAGCAGGAAGACATCGCAGCAGCTGCTGTTGGCAAGATGCGCCGCGCAGAAGCTCTCGCGCAAGAGGTGCAGAAGGACATCGCTAGTGAGCGCGAGTCGAGTGTCAGTCTGCACAAGGAGAAGGCGGCATTGGAGAAGAGTGTCAAGGACTTGCAGTTGAAATGCATCGACCTCGAGACGAAGGGTTACTCCAGCGGTAGCCAGGACGTGCGTTTCCTGCATGGTCGTATCCAGGAG CTCGAAACTCAGCTCGAATCCCTTGAGACAACCCGCGCGCGCGAATCTCGCGATGTTCGGTCCGTTGATCGCACTGTCAAGGACCTGCAGGCCCAAATCGAGCGCCGCGACAAAGCTGTGCAATCGACCCAAGAAGATCTCAACCGATCGCGCGACAAAATCTCGACCCTCCTCCAGACCATCGATGACCTTCAAGCATCGGACTCTTCCGCACAACTAGCATCAAAACGCGCCGAACGCGAGTTGCGGGAAGAGCGTGAAAAGAACCTTCGCCTTGAGCGAGAAATCGAACGTCTTGGTGCCGTGAGTCGAGCTGATCGTGAGTCAATACGGAGAAGTGGAACGCTTGCGGCACTGTCAGATGCCGGCGGCAGCAGAAGAGGGAGCTACTATGGTGAGAGGAGCAGTGTCAACGGCGAGGCAGCCGGCGAGGTGAAGCTTGACGTCCCGGCAAGGAAGAGCAGTCTTAGCAAGGGTTTTTTGTAG